Within Micromonospora narathiwatensis, the genomic segment CGTACCGGGTGAATCCGAGGAGGGTGGCGTAGGGAGTGATCGGGGCGGTGGAAGTGGGCGCGGTCACGAGCATCCTCCCAGGTCAGCAGCTCGATTAGTACATACATTCTAATCGACGGGTCTGACATCGCCCAGTCATGAGGGCAGAGCGGTTCCGGTGCCCGCTCCCGGCCGTCACGCCGACCGCTGACCCGACCTGTCCGGACCGGGCAGCCGGGCCGTGTCGCGACCGGCGGTGTCGGGCCGACCGGTGTCGACGCGGGCCGCGTCGGGGCGTGATGAGGAGTAGCGGAACCGGGTCAGCGAGGTCGGACCCCAGAGGAACGCGATGGCGGCGGCGGCCAGCACGATCACCGCGCCCGAGATGACCGGGTTGTAGGCGGACCCGTCGACCGGGTAGAGCGCGTCGCTGACGTTGATGCTGGCGTGGAAGAGGCTCGCCAGCAGCACGCTGCCCGCGTTGTTGTTGTAGAGCCAGAAGATGATGACCCGCAGCGCCACCGTCAGCACACACTGCCAGGTGATCCACCGTACGGAGTGGCCGGCCTGCGCGTACGGCACGATGTGCCAGACGGCCCAGACCGTCCCGAGGAGGAGCGCGGCCCACAGGGCGTTGCGCCGTTGTTGCAGGACTCCGCCCAGGTACCCCATCCAGCCGACCTCCTCCATGAGGCCGGCCACGGCGAACAGCGCGACCGAGACCAGGACGTAGGTGGGGTCGAAGCGGGGGGCGGGCACCGCGTCGCCCATGGCGCGCGCCACCGCGTACGACAGGAACATGAGCACGGGCATGATCAGCAGCGCCGGCAGGTACCACCGCCTGCGGTCGATGCCCTGCCGGCTGACGCTGTGCCGCAGCAGGCGCCGGGTGCCGCCCGGCCGGCGGTCGGCCCGGGTGAGGATCAGCGCGGCGACGAACGGGGCGACGAACATCGCGGCGCTGGTCGGCAGCCGCATCGGGAGCACGTCCGACATGCCCTCGGTCAGCGGCTGGAGGAGCCAGAACGGGATCGCCAGCGCGAAGACGAGCACGAAGAAGCGCAGGGGCGATCGATCAGCCGGGCGGCCGTCGGCCATGGCGGTTACTCCTCACCGTCGGGCTGGGGCGTCGCCCGACGACGGACGGTCGCGGCGTCACTGCGTACCGTCATCGCGCGGGTCGCCCTCGACCCTAGGGCCGACGCCGCCCGCGAGGGAGGGCCAAGGGTCCCGCCGGTACCCCTAAAGCTGCCCGACGGCGGTGATCCGCACCACGGCGGCACCGACCTCGTCCGAGGCCGCGAGGTCGACCTCGGCGCTGATGCCCCAGTCGTGGTCGCCCTCCGGATCGTCGAGGATCTGGCGTACGGTCCACCGCTCCCGGCCCTGCTCGATCATGAGCAGCGCCGGCCCGCGGGCGTCCGGCCCGACCCCGATCCCGTCGTACGCCTCGAAGTACGGCTCCAGCGCGTCCGCCCACGCGTCCGCGTCCCAGCCGTGCTCCGCGTCCAGTTCCCCGAGGAGATCCCAGCGGCGCAGGGCGGCCAGCTCGACCCGGCGGAACAGCGCGTTGCGTACCAGGACCCGGAACGCCCGGGCGTTGCGGGTGACCGCCGGCGGCCGGTCGTCCAGCGACGCGGCGACCTGCTCGACGTCGGACGGGTTGCGCAGCCGCTCCCACTCGTCGATGAGGCTGGAGTCGACCTGGCGGACCAGCTCGCCCAGCCACTCGATGAGGTCGACCAGTTCCTCGGTCTTGGCGTCCTCGGGGACGGTCTGCCGCAGCGTCTTGTACGCGTCCGCGAGGTAGCGCAGGACGAGGCCCTCCGACCGGGACAGGCCGTAGAACTGCACGTACTCCGGGAAGGTCATCGCCCGCTCGTACATGTCGCGGACGACGGACTTGGGGGAGAGCTGGTGGTCGGCGACCCACGGGTGCCCCTGCCGGTACATCTCGTACGCGTTCTCCAGCAGCTCCGCGAGGGGCTTGGGCCAGGTCACCTCGTCGAGCAGTTCGAGGCGGGCCTCGTACTCGATGCCCTCGGCCTTCATCGCGGCGACCGCCTCGCCGCGGGCCTTGAACTGCTGGGCGGAGAGCACCTGGCGCGGGTCGTCGAGGATCGACTCGATCACCGACAGCACGTCGAGGGCGTACGAGGGGGACTCCCGGTCCAGCAGCTCGACGGTGGCCAGGGCGAGCGGCGACAGCGGCTGGTTGAGCGCGAAGTCGAGCTGGAGGTCGACGGTGAGCCGGACCCGCCGGCCCTGCTCGTCCGGCTCGGGCAGCTCCTCGACCACGCCGCCGGCCCGCAGCGCCCGGTAGATGGCGATGGCCCGGCGGATGTGCCGCCGCTGGGCGGCCCGGTCCTCGTGGTTGTCGGTGAGCAGGTGCCGCATCGAGGCGAAGGCGTCACCGGGCCGGCCGATGACGTTGAGCAGCATCGAGTGGCTGACCTGGAAGCTGGAGGTGAGCGGCTCCGGTTCGGCCTCGACCAGCCGGTCGAAAGTGGGCTGCCCCCAGCCGATCGAGCCCTCGGGCGGCTTCTTCCGCACCACCTTGCGGCGCTTCTTCGGATCGTCGCCGGCCTTGGCCAGGGCCTTCTCGTTCTCGATGACGTGCTCGGGGGCCTGCACCACCACCCGGCCGAGGGTGTCGAAGCCGGCCCGGCCGGCCCGGCCGGCGATCTGGTGGAACTCGCGGGCCTTGAGCAGCCGGGTCCGGGTCCCGTCGTACTTGCTCAGGCCGGTGAAGAGCACGGTACGGATCGGCACGTTGATGCCGACGCCGAGCGTGTCGGTGCCGCAGATGACCTTGAGCAGCCCGGCCTGCGCGAGGGTCTCCACCAGGCGGCGGTACTTGGGCAGCATGCCGGCGTGGTGCACGCCGATGCCGTGCCGGACCAGCCGCGACAGGGTCTTGCCGAAGCCGGAGGTGAACCGGAAGTTGCCGATCGCCTGGGCGATCAGGTCCTTCTCGGCCCGGGTGGAGACGTTGACGCTCATCAGCGCCTGGGCGCGTTCCAGCGCGGCGGCCTGGGTGAAGTGCACGACGTACACCGGGGCCTGCTTCGTCTCCAGCAGTTCCTCGAGCGTCTCGTGCAGCGGGGTCATCGCGTACGAGAAGAGCAGCGGGACCGGCCGCTCGGCCGAGCGCACGACGGCGGTCGGCCGGCCGGTACGTCGGGTCAGGTCGTCGACGAAGCGGGTGGTGTCGCCGAGCGTGGCGGACATCAGGATGAACTGTGCCTGCGGCAGCTCGATGAGCGGCACCTGCCAGGCCCAGCCCCGGTCCGGTTCGGCGTAGAAGTGGAACTCGTCCATGATCACCTGGCCGACGTCGGCCCGGGCGCCCTCGCGCAGCGCGAGGTTGGCCAGGATCTCCGCGGTGCAGCAGATGATCGGGGCGTCGGAGTTGACGCTGGCGTCGCCGGTGAGCATGCCGACGTTCTCCGCGCCGAAGACCTCGCAGAGCGCGAAGAACTTCTCCGACACCAGGGCCTTGATCGGCGCGGTGTAGAAGGTGGTGCGGTCGTCGGCCAGGGCGGCGAAGTGCGCGGCGATGGCGACCAGGCTCTTGCCGGAGCCGGTCGGCGTGTTCATGATCACGTTCGCCCCGGAGACGATCTCGATGACCGCCTCCTCCTGGTGGGGATAGAGGTCGAGGCCGCGCTCGGACGCCCAGCCGGCGAACGTGTCGTAGAGGGTGTCGGGGTCGGCGGTCGCGGGCAGCGCGGAGGTGAGAGTCATGGCGGCTCCCATCGTGCCTGGATCATGGCCCCCCGCGCCAACCGGCCTCCCGCCTCCGGCGGTCGCGGACCTTCAGCGCCGCCGGTGTATCAGGTCGAAGACCTCCCGCCCGGCGGTCAGCGCGCGGCGCTCGAACTTGGTCACCGGGCGGTGCGCGGGGCGGGGTGCGTAGCCGCCGTGCACGTCGACCAGCTCCGGGTCGGCGGTCAGCGTCTCGCGCATCGACACCGCGTACTCGGCCCAGTCGGTCGCGCAGTGCAGCGTGCCGCCGGGGGCCAGCCGGG encodes:
- a CDS encoding CPBP family intramembrane glutamic endopeptidase, giving the protein MADGRPADRSPLRFFVLVFALAIPFWLLQPLTEGMSDVLPMRLPTSAAMFVAPFVAALILTRADRRPGGTRRLLRHSVSRQGIDRRRWYLPALLIMPVLMFLSYAVARAMGDAVPAPRFDPTYVLVSVALFAVAGLMEEVGWMGYLGGVLQQRRNALWAALLLGTVWAVWHIVPYAQAGHSVRWITWQCVLTVALRVIIFWLYNNNAGSVLLASLFHASINVSDALYPVDGSAYNPVISGAVIVLAAAAIAFLWGPTSLTRFRYSSSRPDAARVDTGRPDTAGRDTARLPGPDRSGQRSA
- a CDS encoding DEAD/DEAH box helicase; this encodes MTLTSALPATADPDTLYDTFAGWASERGLDLYPHQEEAVIEIVSGANVIMNTPTGSGKSLVAIAAHFAALADDRTTFYTAPIKALVSEKFFALCEVFGAENVGMLTGDASVNSDAPIICCTAEILANLALREGARADVGQVIMDEFHFYAEPDRGWAWQVPLIELPQAQFILMSATLGDTTRFVDDLTRRTGRPTAVVRSAERPVPLLFSYAMTPLHETLEELLETKQAPVYVVHFTQAAALERAQALMSVNVSTRAEKDLIAQAIGNFRFTSGFGKTLSRLVRHGIGVHHAGMLPKYRRLVETLAQAGLLKVICGTDTLGVGINVPIRTVLFTGLSKYDGTRTRLLKAREFHQIAGRAGRAGFDTLGRVVVQAPEHVIENEKALAKAGDDPKKRRKVVRKKPPEGSIGWGQPTFDRLVEAEPEPLTSSFQVSHSMLLNVIGRPGDAFASMRHLLTDNHEDRAAQRRHIRRAIAIYRALRAGGVVEELPEPDEQGRRVRLTVDLQLDFALNQPLSPLALATVELLDRESPSYALDVLSVIESILDDPRQVLSAQQFKARGEAVAAMKAEGIEYEARLELLDEVTWPKPLAELLENAYEMYRQGHPWVADHQLSPKSVVRDMYERAMTFPEYVQFYGLSRSEGLVLRYLADAYKTLRQTVPEDAKTEELVDLIEWLGELVRQVDSSLIDEWERLRNPSDVEQVAASLDDRPPAVTRNARAFRVLVRNALFRRVELAALRRWDLLGELDAEHGWDADAWADALEPYFEAYDGIGVGPDARGPALLMIEQGRERWTVRQILDDPEGDHDWGISAEVDLAASDEVGAAVVRITAVGQL